The following are encoded in a window of Solibacillus sp. FSL R7-0668 genomic DNA:
- a CDS encoding DUF1648 domain-containing protein: MKLFNRMTLVVFFITVAFTAIQFPNLPSEVPSHYNIMGEADAWANKWFIFFLPLLGFGLWLLLGQIGKFPEYINMPNGGEPLNEAQIQNSVNMLHALRNEMLLFMSFLTLKEVVTSIGYPIHLGIWEFGIFIAMTTATVIWYILKNNKLKSI; the protein is encoded by the coding sequence ATGAAGCTCTTCAACAGGATGACACTCGTAGTTTTTTTCATTACCGTTGCTTTTACTGCGATTCAATTTCCGAATTTACCAAGTGAGGTGCCGAGTCATTACAACATAATGGGCGAGGCAGATGCTTGGGCTAATAAATGGTTTATTTTCTTTTTACCGCTTTTAGGTTTTGGACTTTGGCTATTACTTGGACAGATTGGTAAATTTCCTGAATATATTAATATGCCAAATGGTGGCGAGCCGTTAAATGAAGCACAGATCCAAAATAGTGTAAACATGCTTCATGCCCTTCGAAATGAAATGCTACTTTTCATGTCCTTTTTGACGTTAAAGGAAGTAGTGACATCAATTGGCTATCCAATTCACTTAGGCATTTGGGAGTTTGGTATATTTATAGCGATGACGACAGCGACGGTTATATGGTATATCTTAAAAAATAACAAATTAAAGTCTATATAA
- a CDS encoding DUF3887 domain-containing protein: MKKWAVILVGMMLSIVLIGCGNKADEDTSQVYREKAEDVVKWLNEKNYEPLIEQFDANLTAQLTVDQLAQIEPVIEQSGDFEQVEKSTVEEKDGMKVVVLVAQYSNDKRVFTISYDGEDKIAGLFVQ; encoded by the coding sequence ATGAAAAAGTGGGCAGTTATTTTAGTAGGTATGATGTTAAGTATTGTATTAATCGGCTGTGGTAATAAAGCCGATGAAGACACATCACAAGTGTATCGTGAAAAGGCTGAAGATGTTGTAAAATGGCTAAATGAAAAAAACTACGAGCCTTTAATTGAGCAATTTGATGCGAATTTAACCGCACAGTTAACAGTGGATCAATTGGCGCAAATTGAGCCAGTTATCGAGCAATCAGGTGATTTTGAACAGGTCGAAAAATCGACGGTAGAAGAAAAAGATGGCATGAAGGTGGTTGTATTAGTTGCACAATATAGCAACGATAAACGTGTCTTTACCATTTCCTATGATGGCGAAGATAAAATCGCCGGTCTTTTTGTTCAGTAA
- a CDS encoding sensor histidine kinase, which yields MLFYNLLGYVLIGFGHFYLFQLLVGATQVSKRFYALISMLFTVLLSMLIGYSGFIELNIVALIGFLMILGWLTKAGTSIQILYFAMLSVVLYSVIKNGLFTLVYTVYLDSPFPYYSWTSSVLLVGTLLVVLLLMYGARRKIYLTGQYLRTSKLFIPTFIIISICTVFLLIINFPTVRVLANLHELYGEALYIGLTIISIVLMLMISMNMYRSRAQLIERHEKKMHEQLMDYVTKLEFMHDELATFRHDYMNLMLSMGEAVRTEDVQQMKQIYEGIIAPTTAIVNHQQLELTKLSRVMIPEVKAVLSVKIVTAQQRKLTITIDIPEPMEELYMPTEAFIRIVSILVDNAIEAAEKSTERSLYIALFTVDGTQYCIVKNSIDASPPALGELYAKSYSTKGIERGLGLYSIKRITNQHPNSTLSTAVEQQVFEQKLIMKNNHSGMKKNR from the coding sequence ATGTTGTTTTATAATTTACTAGGCTATGTACTCATCGGGTTTGGGCACTTTTATTTGTTTCAATTGCTAGTAGGGGCAACACAGGTTTCGAAGCGCTTTTATGCATTGATTAGTATGTTATTTACAGTGCTTTTATCCATGCTAATCGGCTATTCGGGCTTTATTGAATTAAATATTGTGGCATTGATCGGCTTTTTAATGATTCTTGGCTGGCTTACAAAGGCGGGAACTAGTATCCAAATTCTTTATTTTGCCATGCTGAGTGTCGTGCTATATTCCGTTATTAAAAATGGTCTGTTCACGCTTGTTTACACGGTCTATTTAGATAGCCCGTTTCCGTATTATAGCTGGACGTCGAGTGTGCTACTGGTTGGGACATTGCTTGTGGTGTTGCTGTTAATGTACGGTGCACGCAGGAAAATCTACTTAACGGGTCAATATTTGCGAACGAGTAAGCTCTTTATACCTACCTTTATCATCATTTCAATTTGTACGGTATTTTTACTTATTATCAATTTCCCGACAGTGCGTGTATTAGCGAATTTACATGAATTGTACGGCGAAGCTTTATACATAGGATTAACGATAATTTCGATTGTACTAATGCTTATGATTTCGATGAATATGTATCGCTCGCGAGCACAGTTGATCGAGCGGCATGAAAAGAAAATGCATGAGCAGCTGATGGATTATGTGACAAAGCTAGAATTTATGCATGATGAGCTGGCAACATTTCGTCATGATTATATGAACTTAATGCTGTCAATGGGGGAAGCCGTGCGTACGGAGGATGTCCAGCAAATGAAGCAGATTTATGAGGGGATTATTGCACCAACGACTGCCATTGTTAATCATCAGCAGCTGGAGCTAACAAAGTTGTCTCGCGTGATGATTCCCGAAGTAAAGGCAGTGCTAAGTGTAAAAATTGTAACAGCACAGCAAAGGAAGTTAACCATAACGATTGATATTCCAGAGCCCATGGAGGAGCTATATATGCCGACAGAGGCCTTTATCCGTATCGTATCGATATTAGTAGATAATGCAATCGAAGCAGCTGAAAAATCAACGGAGCGTAGTTTATATATAGCGTTATTTACAGTGGATGGCACACAATATTGCATCGTAAAAAATAGCATTGATGCCTCACCACCTGCTTTAGGCGAATTATATGCAAAAAGTTATTCTACAAAAGGGATAGAGCGAGGGCTTGGACTCTATTCGATTAAACGAATTACCAATCAGCATCCGAATAGCACCTTATCTACAGCAGTAGAGCAGCAAGTCTTCGAACAAAAGCTCATTATGAAAAATAACCATTCAGGAATGAAAAAGAACCGATGA
- a CDS encoding response regulator transcription factor, translated as MSIFILEDDLYQAQRMQQMIQDICEKEQIPYNFIETTSRADEIVSKIACCTYTPIYFLDIEIKQEIRKGLEVAREIRTIDSEGIIVFVTTHSELAPISYQYMVSALTFIEKDLPYDMRRKLIKDCLAHYVKTNKGVMDKDYFVIDNSYTTIKVPFDTVEYIMTDEPHRLELVTTNQLIRFYGTLKEIEQMDERLVRCHKSVLINKMHMQQLDSKQQLVQLTSGKQVPVSRRLMKTMKTLLKEG; from the coding sequence ATGAGTATTTTTATATTGGAAGATGACCTCTATCAGGCACAGCGCATGCAGCAAATGATTCAAGACATTTGTGAAAAAGAGCAAATACCATACAATTTTATCGAAACGACAAGTCGTGCGGATGAAATTGTATCAAAAATTGCATGTTGCACCTATACACCAATCTATTTTCTAGATATTGAAATTAAGCAGGAAATAAGGAAGGGTTTAGAGGTGGCGCGAGAGATACGCACGATTGATTCGGAGGGTATTATTGTCTTTGTGACAACCCATTCTGAGCTTGCACCGATTTCGTATCAATATATGGTATCGGCCTTAACATTTATTGAAAAGGATTTGCCTTATGACATGCGTCGAAAGCTGATTAAGGATTGCTTGGCACACTATGTTAAGACAAATAAGGGTGTAATGGATAAGGATTATTTCGTTATCGACAATTCGTATACAACGATTAAAGTGCCATTTGATACGGTTGAATATATTATGACGGATGAGCCACATCGCTTGGAGCTTGTGACGACCAATCAGCTCATCCGATTTTATGGCACGCTGAAAGAAATCGAACAGATGGATGAACGCCTCGTACGTTGTCATAAGTCGGTGTTGATTAATAAGATGCATATGCAGCAGCTAGATTCAAAGCAGCAGCTTGTCCAATTAACAAGTGGCAAACAAGTCCCGGTTTCACGAAGGCTCATGAAAACGATGAAAACATTGTTGAAAGAAGGATAA
- a CDS encoding M23 family metallopeptidase — MERQSDLNTSIGTLFLKQQFETIYTATTAEFKHYIPYDKFIEIAVPFVEDVTQFERTYEAVLQQSKQTIWLDTSKSKAIVVTFNRQSEIESLFLTPFMIDEQANNCYTKNKYHYPFKGEWFVFWGGANELINYHYAYETQQFAYDFVKVQDGLTYIDIAEHNEHYLAYNEAIVAPLDGKVLEVVDGIADNVPGQMDEQNPAGNYVILEHANQEYSLLAHLIPGSIVVKEGQQVKTGTRIGRCGNSGNSSEAHLHFQVMDAPNLTKCKSRRIRFHDGKEPIQGDTVVSKKMKKSMGEKAEHLDLIATLAEVLMLIPRAIWRFIQ; from the coding sequence ATGGAAAGGCAGTCGGATTTAAACACATCAATTGGCACCTTATTTTTAAAGCAGCAATTTGAAACGATTTATACGGCAACAACAGCTGAATTTAAGCACTATATTCCGTACGATAAATTTATTGAAATTGCAGTCCCTTTTGTAGAAGATGTTACACAATTTGAACGAACATACGAGGCCGTGTTACAGCAAAGCAAGCAAACGATTTGGCTGGATACTTCCAAATCAAAGGCGATTGTTGTGACATTTAATCGTCAATCTGAAATTGAAAGCTTATTTTTAACCCCTTTCATGATAGATGAGCAAGCAAATAATTGTTATACAAAAAATAAATATCACTATCCATTTAAAGGGGAGTGGTTTGTGTTTTGGGGTGGGGCAAATGAGTTAATTAATTACCATTATGCTTATGAAACACAGCAATTTGCCTATGATTTTGTTAAAGTACAAGATGGTCTGACATATATAGATATAGCTGAGCATAATGAGCATTACTTGGCATATAACGAAGCAATCGTAGCACCGCTTGATGGGAAGGTTTTAGAAGTGGTGGATGGAATAGCAGATAATGTCCCAGGGCAAATGGATGAGCAAAATCCTGCGGGCAATTACGTTATTTTGGAGCATGCCAATCAAGAATATAGTTTGTTGGCTCACTTGATTCCGGGTTCGATTGTTGTAAAAGAGGGTCAGCAAGTAAAAACGGGCACTAGGATTGGACGTTGTGGTAATTCAGGCAATTCGTCGGAGGCTCATTTGCATTTTCAAGTGATGGATGCGCCAAATCTTACAAAGTGCAAATCACGGCGCATTCGATTTCATGATGGAAAGGAGCCTATTCAAGGAGATACCGTAGTGAGCAAAAAAATGAAAAAATCGATGGGAGAAAAGGCGGAACATTTGGATTTAATCGCTACATTAGCAGAAGTATTAATGTTAATTCCACGGGCGATTTGGAGATTTATTCAATAA
- a CDS encoding sensor domain-containing protein — protein sequence MFKTGGANVLSSMQLTVEELQNIKVALDESSILAVTNARGVITMVNDRFCDISKYKREELIGQDHRILNSGVHSKQFFKDMWRTIGTGETWKGEICNCAKDGSIYWVQTTIVPFLNEKGKPYQYISIRTDITAQKNIGEMIHIAHHDDLTGLPNRRQLMLDLKQLIDEDRQPFSLLLFDVNRFKNINDGLGHHIGDLFLIEIANRAQTLTNSFITFYRLSGDEFVGILKQPAQLDELVTSLQNQFVDYFNLEGHTFYASVSVGVANYTESIDSAQDILKYADLAMYEAKKSNNKFYVLYKDQKRFTPNQVLTLETKLHEAIKNQVFELYYQPKVNLQTNQIEGMEALIRWFDEEIGYIPPDQFIPFAEEFGLITEISEWVIKEAGCQVKQWNALFGLNLRVAVNISPSHLAKDNFVERLHLILQENEIPPTMLEIEITEMSFLDQNMSLLNTIEQLKAMGITLSIDDFGTGYSSLSYLKKFPVDTLKIDRSFVHKMNENSADVAMVSAIISLARALKLQVVAEGVEEVEDIQLLKDFNCEFVQGYYYSRPLKVDDFSSRLSEQGTFFH from the coding sequence GTGTTTAAAACCGGGGGAGCAAATGTATTAAGTTCGATGCAATTAACTGTGGAGGAACTACAAAATATTAAGGTTGCTCTGGATGAGTCATCTATTTTAGCAGTTACGAATGCACGCGGTGTCATTACGATGGTAAATGATCGCTTTTGTGATATTTCAAAATATAAGCGAGAAGAATTAATTGGTCAAGATCATCGTATATTGAATTCAGGCGTTCATTCGAAGCAATTTTTTAAAGACATGTGGCGTACAATTGGCACGGGGGAGACATGGAAAGGGGAAATATGCAACTGTGCAAAGGATGGTTCGATTTATTGGGTTCAAACGACGATTGTGCCATTTTTAAATGAAAAGGGAAAGCCTTATCAATATATTTCGATTCGTACAGATATTACAGCGCAAAAGAATATCGGGGAGATGATTCATATCGCACATCATGATGATTTAACGGGATTACCAAATCGTCGTCAATTAATGCTGGATTTAAAGCAACTAATTGACGAAGATAGGCAACCATTTTCACTATTATTGTTTGATGTAAATCGTTTTAAAAATATCAATGATGGCTTAGGCCACCATATTGGTGATTTATTTTTAATCGAAATTGCGAATCGGGCGCAAACCTTAACAAATTCATTCATTACATTTTATCGATTAAGTGGGGATGAATTTGTCGGCATATTGAAGCAGCCAGCGCAGCTCGATGAATTAGTTACAAGCTTACAAAATCAGTTTGTAGATTACTTCAATTTAGAGGGTCACACATTTTATGCCTCAGTAAGTGTAGGAGTCGCCAATTATACGGAGTCCATTGATAGTGCACAAGATATTTTAAAATATGCCGATCTAGCCATGTATGAGGCCAAAAAAAGTAATAATAAGTTTTATGTGCTATATAAAGATCAGAAACGATTTACACCGAACCAAGTATTAACGCTCGAAACAAAATTGCATGAAGCCATTAAAAATCAAGTATTTGAGCTCTACTATCAGCCGAAAGTGAATTTACAAACGAATCAAATCGAAGGAATGGAAGCATTGATTCGTTGGTTTGATGAGGAAATAGGTTATATACCTCCGGATCAATTTATTCCGTTTGCTGAGGAGTTTGGCCTGATTACGGAAATAAGTGAATGGGTTATTAAAGAAGCTGGCTGCCAAGTAAAGCAGTGGAATGCCTTATTTGGGCTGAATTTACGTGTGGCTGTCAATATTTCACCGAGCCATTTAGCAAAAGACAATTTTGTAGAGCGACTCCATTTGATTTTGCAGGAAAATGAAATTCCGCCTACGATGCTTGAAATTGAAATTACAGAAATGAGTTTTTTAGACCAAAATATGAGCTTATTAAATACGATTGAGCAATTAAAGGCAATGGGCATTACCTTATCAATCGATGATTTTGGTACAGGCTATTCTTCTTTAAGCTATTTAAAAAAATTCCCTGTAGATACATTAAAAATCGATCGCTCATTTGTTCATAAAATGAATGAAAATAGCGCGGATGTAGCAATGGTGTCAGCCATCATTTCATTAGCACGCGCATTGAAATTACAGGTAGTGGCTGAAGGTGTGGAAGAAGTGGAGGATATTCAGTTACTAAAAGATTTTAATTGCGAGTTTGTACAAGGCTATTATTATAGTCGACCTCTAAAAGTAGATGATTTTTCGAGTCGTTTAAGTGAGCAGGGGACTTTCTTCCATTAA
- a CDS encoding nuclear transport factor 2 family protein: protein MDLKKHIKRLEESHITPNVRENMGKLDEILADEFFEIGSSGYMYDKMECLETGVVLSDMTMHNFAMYPLADDVVLTTYYIVDTTRNRNTYRSSIWKLIDGRWQLYFHQGTITPLSLEEVLKKA, encoded by the coding sequence ATGGATTTAAAGAAGCATATTAAGCGATTAGAAGAAAGTCATATTACACCAAATGTACGAGAAAATATGGGAAAGCTTGATGAAATTTTAGCGGACGAGTTTTTTGAAATTGGCAGCTCTGGTTATATGTATGATAAAATGGAATGCCTCGAAACAGGGGTGGTGTTATCGGACATGACGATGCATAACTTTGCCATGTATCCACTGGCAGATGATGTTGTCCTAACGACATACTATATCGTCGATACAACTAGAAATCGTAATACATACCGTAGCTCGATTTGGAAATTAATCGATGGGCGTTGGCAATTATATTTTCATCAAGGGACAATCACGCCATTGTCATTAGAAGAAGTATTGAAAAAGGCTTGA
- the lepB gene encoding signal peptidase I, which translates to MKKEKHELFEWLKVIALTAVFVIGIRTFIFSPIIVDGASMMPTYEDGDRIIVNKIGKTMTDLERFDIVVFKAPDERNFIKRIIGLPGDHIEYKNDELYVNGEKLEEPYLSQNKSALNGFGDLTGDFTLEQLTDHSKIPEDYYLVLGDNRLKSSDSRDSRVGLVAKDQIIGKANIRIYPFDELGWVK; encoded by the coding sequence TTGAAAAAAGAAAAACATGAGCTTTTTGAATGGCTAAAGGTCATTGCTTTAACAGCCGTCTTTGTTATCGGGATCCGCACATTTATCTTTTCGCCCATCATCGTAGACGGTGCTTCTATGATGCCAACATATGAGGACGGGGACCGAATCATCGTCAATAAAATTGGCAAAACGATGACGGACTTAGAACGCTTTGATATTGTTGTGTTTAAAGCACCCGATGAGCGCAACTTCATTAAACGCATTATCGGTTTACCGGGTGATCATATCGAATATAAAAATGATGAGCTCTACGTCAATGGGGAAAAACTTGAAGAGCCTTATTTATCCCAAAATAAATCGGCTTTAAATGGCTTTGGTGATTTGACAGGTGACTTTACGTTAGAGCAGCTGACAGATCATTCGAAAATCCCTGAAGATTATTATTTAGTTTTAGGTGACAACCGCCTCAAAAGCAGTGATAGTCGTGACTCACGTGTTGGCTTAGTGGCAAAGGACCAAATTATCGGCAAGGCCAATATTCGTATTTACCCATTTGATGAGTTGGGTTGGGTAAAATAA
- a CDS encoding GNAT family N-acetyltransferase: MTFPILETERLILRQLKIEDANAMYSYASNDDVTKFVLWDSHTSLEQTKQFLQFMIDKYKQENYAWAVTLKNSDEFIGTIDYVMLDNNEHIGEIGYALSHLHWGKGYMSEAAQAIIQYGFTELNLERIQARCFAGNVGSERVMQKADMVYEGTMRKAKFSKGAYHDMKIYSIIREEANIS, from the coding sequence ATGACCTTTCCTATTTTAGAAACGGAACGGCTTATATTACGACAATTAAAGATTGAAGATGCTAACGCTATGTATAGTTACGCTTCAAACGATGACGTAACAAAATTCGTGCTATGGGATTCTCATACGTCGCTTGAACAAACAAAACAATTTTTACAGTTTATGATTGATAAGTACAAACAAGAAAACTATGCATGGGCTGTTACTTTAAAAAATTCAGATGAGTTTATCGGCACGATTGATTATGTCATGCTCGATAACAACGAACACATTGGTGAAATCGGTTATGCGTTATCACACCTCCATTGGGGCAAAGGTTATATGAGTGAAGCTGCACAAGCAATTATTCAATACGGCTTTACGGAACTCAATTTAGAACGCATTCAAGCACGTTGCTTCGCTGGAAACGTAGGCTCTGAGCGTGTTATGCAAAAGGCCGATATGGTTTATGAAGGCACAATGCGCAAAGCTAAATTCTCTAAAGGGGCTTACCATGATATGAAAATATATTCGATTATACGCGAAGAAGCGAATATATCGTAA
- a CDS encoding NUDIX domain-containing protein — MPQDLTVPLKEGKLNIRVAIWIEQEENILVSEFPNDLITLPGGRIKFDEASNDAAIRELYEETGERLMNVKLFAIIENFFLLGQAYHEILYVYRGTIPFKETYVGTDYDNQKLYWLPKTEIHQLKPRAFAQLLDKQEDIGVVHIVNRD; from the coding sequence ATGCCACAAGATTTAACGGTGCCTCTAAAAGAAGGAAAGCTCAATATACGGGTAGCCATTTGGATTGAACAGGAAGAAAACATTCTTGTAAGTGAATTTCCAAACGATCTCATTACATTACCTGGTGGACGTATAAAATTTGATGAAGCGAGTAATGATGCTGCCATTCGTGAGCTCTATGAGGAAACAGGTGAACGGCTCATGAACGTGAAGCTATTTGCAATTATTGAAAATTTCTTCTTACTAGGACAAGCCTACCATGAAATTTTATATGTCTATCGCGGCACAATTCCCTTTAAAGAAACATATGTTGGTACCGATTATGATAACCAAAAACTATATTGGCTACCGAAAACTGAAATACACCAATTAAAGCCACGAGCATTCGCGCAGCTTTTGGATAAGCAAGAGGATATAGGTGTTGTGCATATTGTGAACAGGGATTGA
- a CDS encoding histidine phosphatase family protein, which yields MISEVTKIEICLVRHGETDWNKLGKLQGHTDIALNENGMKQAEMCAQILKGNGYELVLTSPLKRAKQTAQIIAQKNALQIIEMPLFIERNYGDAEGMNYEERITKFPNRHYPNQESKEILAQRIIKGLEQITEQHSENKIILVAHGAVINCILAILSNNEIGSGKTKLANACLSKIEYKNSTWTIKSFNEITHLDR from the coding sequence TTGATAAGTGAGGTTACGAAAATCGAAATATGTTTAGTAAGGCATGGTGAAACAGATTGGAATAAGCTTGGGAAGCTACAAGGGCATACGGATATAGCTTTAAATGAAAACGGCATGAAGCAGGCAGAAATGTGCGCTCAAATTTTAAAAGGGAACGGTTATGAATTAGTGCTCACAAGTCCGCTTAAACGCGCTAAGCAAACAGCGCAAATTATTGCACAAAAAAATGCCTTACAAATAATTGAAATGCCGCTATTTATCGAACGAAATTATGGGGATGCAGAGGGAATGAATTATGAAGAACGCATCACAAAGTTTCCTAACCGCCATTATCCAAATCAAGAATCCAAGGAGATTTTAGCTCAGCGTATAATAAAAGGATTGGAACAGATTACGGAGCAACATAGTGAGAACAAAATAATTTTAGTAGCACATGGAGCAGTTATTAACTGTATTTTAGCGATTCTTTCTAACAATGAGATTGGTTCAGGAAAAACAAAGCTCGCAAATGCTTGTTTATCAAAAATTGAATACAAGAATAGCACATGGACGATAAAAAGTTTTAATGAAATCACACATTTAGACAGATAA
- a CDS encoding Type 1 glutamine amidotransferase-like domain-containing protein has protein sequence MNRHILAISGGGFSEEQHAAIDQYLIRLTQKDSSVKIAFIATASNDNEHYIEKFHTTFQQHNTIHITQKDFHNPNIQNIINEQDILYVGGGNTKYMLDCWKATGFNKVLKNAYAQGVILAGVSAGAMCWFEHCYSEVDGRYIQFEGLGLLKGAFCPHYQELVRRESFDKWAQTNGITPLYPLMDPENIHFTNEKCVMKLISY, from the coding sequence ATGAACCGACACATACTCGCCATTTCAGGAGGCGGATTTTCTGAGGAACAACATGCAGCCATCGATCAATATTTGATTCGGCTTACGCAAAAAGATTCTTCTGTAAAAATTGCCTTCATTGCTACAGCAAGCAATGATAACGAACATTATATAGAAAAATTCCACACAACCTTTCAACAACATAATACAATACATATTACACAAAAGGATTTTCATAACCCCAACATTCAAAACATCATTAATGAGCAGGATATTCTTTATGTAGGTGGTGGCAACACGAAATATATGCTCGATTGTTGGAAAGCAACGGGATTTAATAAAGTATTAAAAAATGCATATGCACAAGGGGTCATTTTAGCCGGTGTCAGTGCGGGTGCTATGTGCTGGTTTGAGCATTGTTATAGTGAAGTTGACGGTCGTTACATACAGTTTGAAGGATTAGGACTATTAAAAGGTGCCTTCTGTCCGCATTATCAGGAACTGGTGCGTAGGGAATCATTTGATAAATGGGCGCAGACGAATGGAATTACACCACTTTATCCATTAATGGATCCAGAGAATATCCATTTCACCAACGAAAAATGCGTTATGAAATTAATTAGCTATTAA
- a CDS encoding GNAT family N-acetyltransferase — protein MNNPQLLKLRPIMLDDYTNVLAWSKDRAFCLANGWEMNREEKELYQWWAHCVTNKAPDFIRLGIEESNRLIGYVDLACIKENTAEFGIAIGNSDVWGKGLGSQAALCLFEFASEKLGITQFTAETHEENLRSRNMLQKLGFQEVSRIGSEQYLGKESVLIQYKRN, from the coding sequence TTGAACAATCCGCAACTTTTAAAGCTACGTCCGATAATGCTGGACGATTATACCAATGTTTTAGCATGGAGTAAGGACCGTGCTTTTTGTCTAGCAAATGGCTGGGAAATGAATCGTGAAGAAAAGGAATTGTATCAATGGTGGGCGCACTGTGTAACGAATAAGGCACCAGATTTTATACGGCTAGGGATTGAGGAAAGCAATCGGTTAATAGGCTATGTGGATTTAGCTTGTATTAAAGAAAATACTGCGGAGTTTGGAATAGCGATAGGGAATAGTGATGTGTGGGGGAAGGGGCTTGGTTCTCAGGCGGCACTGTGCTTGTTCGAGTTTGCTTCAGAGAAGTTAGGAATTACCCAATTTACAGCTGAAACCCATGAAGAAAATCTTCGTTCTAGGAATATGCTGCAAAAGCTCGGGTTTCAAGAGGTAAGTAGAATTGGAAGTGAACAATATTTAGGTAAAGAAAGCGTATTAATTCAATACAAACGCAATTAA
- a CDS encoding sigma-70 family RNA polymerase sigma factor, protein MKSSPKNFIDRLKKQKEDALDYIINVYMPLVKTISKKILYTHSQQDIDECINDVFLSVWQNAAQFQGNAEDFKKWIGMITKYKAIDRYRQNEKRAAREQSDETLQQHQASFTIEQHILKREQKNELLFALSQLAELDRHIFIMKYYLELTNIEIADTLGLTKAAVDNRLYRGKKELAQHDILKERFI, encoded by the coding sequence ATGAAAAGTTCACCTAAAAATTTTATCGATCGATTAAAAAAACAAAAGGAAGATGCCCTTGATTATATTATCAATGTTTACATGCCACTTGTAAAAACAATTTCCAAGAAAATACTATACACGCATTCACAGCAAGATATCGACGAATGCATCAATGATGTGTTTTTAAGTGTTTGGCAAAATGCCGCGCAATTTCAAGGAAACGCAGAGGACTTTAAAAAGTGGATTGGTATGATCACGAAATATAAAGCAATCGACCGCTACCGACAAAACGAAAAGCGCGCAGCACGTGAACAATCCGATGAAACATTACAACAGCATCAAGCGAGCTTCACAATCGAGCAACACATACTCAAACGCGAGCAAAAAAACGAGCTGCTCTTTGCACTCAGCCAATTAGCCGAACTCGATCGCCATATCTTTATTATGAAATATTATTTAGAACTAACCAATATTGAAATTGCTGATACCCTCGGACTTACAAAGGCGGCTGTTGATAATCGTTTATATCGCGGCAAAAAGGAACTCGCACAACATGACATTTTAAAGGAGCGTTTTATATGA